Proteins encoded in a region of the Rhodococcus sp. SBT000017 genome:
- the egtC gene encoding ergothioneine biosynthesis protein EgtC, with the protein MCRHLGYLGAATSVGSLLTQGDHSLRTQSFAPNDMRGGGTINADGFGVAWWQDGSVRSYRNPMPIWTDPAVDDVLPQVRSTSVIAAVRSATVGMPVERSACAPFTDDRWAFSHNGVVFGWPQSMVELWSEVPPIDALALPAPTDAAGLWVVLRNLLRTHDPETALRVLVRRVLAISPKARLNFLLSDGESMYATAVHHSLSVLRTEDSVTIASEPLDDRPDWISIDDRRVVVATTTDLTISSLES; encoded by the coding sequence ATGTGCCGTCATCTGGGGTATCTGGGCGCTGCCACCTCTGTCGGATCGCTGCTGACGCAAGGTGATCATTCTCTGCGCACCCAGTCCTTCGCACCGAACGACATGCGCGGTGGAGGGACCATCAACGCCGACGGCTTCGGCGTCGCATGGTGGCAGGACGGTTCGGTGCGCAGCTACCGCAATCCGATGCCCATCTGGACCGATCCGGCGGTGGACGATGTTCTGCCGCAGGTGCGCTCGACGTCGGTGATCGCGGCAGTGCGATCGGCAACTGTCGGCATGCCGGTGGAACGCAGTGCCTGCGCCCCGTTCACCGACGACCGATGGGCGTTCAGTCACAACGGTGTGGTGTTCGGCTGGCCGCAGTCGATGGTCGAATTGTGGTCGGAGGTACCGCCGATCGACGCGCTCGCGTTGCCCGCGCCCACCGATGCGGCCGGCCTGTGGGTCGTACTGCGGAACCTGTTGCGCACCCACGATCCCGAGACGGCATTGCGCGTGCTGGTCCGTAGGGTCCTCGCCATCTCGCCCAAGGCTCGCCTGAATTTTCTGCTGTCGGACGGCGAGAGCATGTACGCCACGGCGGTGCATCATTCGCTTTCGGTTCTGCGGACCGAGGATTCGGTGACGATCGCCTCCGAACCCCTCGACGATCGACCCGACTGGATTTCCATCGACGACCGACGCGTGGTCGTCGCCACGACAACCGATCTCACCATTTCCAGCCTGGAATCGTAA
- a CDS encoding transposase, which yields MVGRLECRGAPSLWVGENVVVAKGYRPVDRDQQFLIPPDMREWLPAEHPVWTLIDIVDTHLDTSAFHTGRRLGGVGRAGYDPDMLLTLLIWSWSQGQRSSRRIESACADVVSYRVICAGDIPDHVTISRFRKDNHAACAALFAQVLILAARVGLGSLGTIALDGVKIASNASLSANRSESGLRAAAEAEAAKIAAAAAAAHAAGDDADDELYGPDDPGPGHVPKDLADPKSRSARIAEALAQIEAEKAAARAAEQAAAKGHLERMEAGAKIIGQSPVGAAVDAAEIRLQRARQVRVQMSADYEAKVAALGARGAKPKGTAPVPVESHYTVVRARAALAKARARRRDRENSAPVICRNITDPQSRVQPIRGGGWVQGYNCQAFTTEDGIIIATGVGINPNDSGYYPDMVAKAIAAADTIVATKTATDSPPVTDTVCGSDAGAGEAAIGIMLFDAGYCSNANLDAPGPDRLIATGTTRDLEAAAHAAAASNTEDAPVQQSSLDKMRERLATPDGIATYRTRSHIAETPFGHAKHNLGFRRFTGRGLDRAASEWSFHAAVHNIGKILTRLAAAPTTAPA from the coding sequence ATGGTGGGGCGTCTCGAGTGTCGAGGCGCCCCATCGTTGTGGGTGGGCGAGAATGTGGTGGTGGCGAAGGGGTATCGACCGGTCGATCGTGATCAACAGTTTCTGATTCCACCGGACATGCGCGAGTGGTTACCGGCGGAGCATCCGGTGTGGACGCTCATCGACATCGTCGATACTCATCTCGACACCTCGGCGTTTCATACCGGGCGTCGACTCGGTGGTGTCGGGCGCGCCGGATACGACCCGGACATGTTGCTCACGTTGCTGATCTGGTCCTGGTCGCAGGGCCAACGATCCTCACGCCGGATCGAGTCCGCGTGCGCCGACGTGGTGTCCTACCGGGTGATCTGCGCTGGTGACATCCCCGATCATGTGACGATCTCTCGGTTCCGTAAAGACAACCACGCGGCCTGCGCGGCTTTGTTCGCGCAGGTGCTGATCCTGGCCGCGCGGGTGGGATTGGGGTCGTTGGGAACCATCGCCCTCGACGGAGTCAAGATCGCCTCGAACGCGTCGCTGTCGGCGAATCGCAGCGAATCCGGGTTGCGTGCGGCGGCCGAGGCCGAGGCTGCGAAGATCGCCGCCGCGGCGGCCGCAGCGCACGCCGCGGGCGATGACGCCGACGACGAGCTCTACGGCCCGGACGATCCGGGCCCCGGCCACGTCCCGAAAGACCTGGCCGACCCGAAGTCTCGGTCGGCGCGGATCGCCGAAGCACTGGCCCAGATCGAGGCCGAGAAGGCAGCGGCGCGAGCAGCCGAGCAGGCCGCGGCGAAGGGCCATCTCGAGCGGATGGAGGCGGGCGCAAAGATCATCGGTCAGTCTCCGGTCGGTGCTGCGGTCGACGCAGCGGAGATCCGGTTGCAGCGTGCACGGCAGGTCAGGGTGCAGATGAGCGCTGACTACGAGGCCAAAGTTGCGGCACTGGGTGCTCGTGGGGCGAAGCCGAAAGGAACTGCTCCGGTGCCGGTGGAGTCTCATTACACGGTGGTGCGGGCGCGGGCGGCGTTGGCGAAAGCTCGAGCCCGCCGACGTGACCGGGAGAACAGTGCGCCGGTGATCTGCCGCAACATCACCGATCCGCAGTCGCGAGTGCAGCCGATCCGTGGTGGCGGATGGGTGCAGGGTTACAACTGTCAAGCATTCACCACCGAGGACGGGATCATCATCGCGACCGGTGTCGGGATCAACCCCAACGACTCCGGTTACTACCCGGACATGGTCGCGAAGGCCATCGCTGCCGCCGACACGATCGTCGCGACGAAAACTGCCACAGATTCACCGCCGGTCACCGACACGGTCTGCGGATCCGATGCCGGTGCCGGTGAGGCTGCGATCGGGATCATGCTTTTCGATGCCGGGTACTGCTCGAACGCCAATCTCGATGCACCCGGCCCGGACAGGTTGATCGCCACCGGCACCACCCGTGATCTCGAAGCCGCTGCCCACGCCGCCGCGGCGAGCAACACCGAAGATGCACCGGTGCAACAGAGTTCGCTCGATAAGATGCGGGAGAGGTTGGCGACACCGGACGGGATCGCGACCTACCGCACACGCTCGCATATCGCCGAGACACCGTTCGGGCATGCCAAACACAATCTCGGATTTCGTCGCTTCACAGGTCGAGGACTCGACCGAGCGGCCAGTGAATGGTCATTTCACGCAGCGGTTCACAACATCGGCAAAATCCTCACCCGCCTCGCGGCCGCCCCCACAACGGCACCGGCCTGA
- the egtA gene encoding ergothioneine biosynthesis glutamate--cysteine ligase EgtA, translating to MSSNEKSLGLSSRPAAEAYVSKVCFKLGPPALIGAELEWLTALDDGTRPTLSALAAALGVHSPRSIDPESPALTLPGGSIVTVEPGGQVELSSSPYISVSQLAPMLDADARLLRDILGNAGIDIASVPADTARAPERLLVLPRYCAMENRFTTIGPFGKLMMCNTAAAQVSVDAGRDQAEVAARWHMLHVIGPAFVAAFARSPELAGAPAGNWTSQRMRTWLELDSSRTDSSRTAVPNTGDPIADYARWALDVPLLCIQGVTQNWEAPAGTTFAQWLDDPDLVGRAPTSSDLDYHLTTLFPQVRACGHLEIRYLDAQPDGQWVVPAAAFEALLSTPELVARATEIGGGTAGRWLDAARVGLADGDLRTAATELLDLAAAVGGEYSEHLSAASRRCSAGEPPSEFDAATREFQTRKESV from the coding sequence GTGTCGTCCAACGAGAAGTCTCTCGGGCTGAGCTCGCGCCCGGCAGCAGAGGCATACGTGTCGAAGGTGTGTTTCAAACTGGGGCCACCGGCTCTCATCGGTGCCGAACTCGAGTGGCTCACCGCTCTCGACGACGGAACCCGCCCGACCCTCTCTGCTCTGGCCGCTGCGCTCGGTGTTCACTCCCCGCGCAGTATCGATCCCGAATCACCCGCCCTGACATTGCCGGGCGGCAGCATCGTCACCGTCGAACCCGGCGGTCAGGTCGAATTGTCCAGTTCGCCTTATATATCCGTTTCCCAACTCGCACCGATGCTCGACGCCGATGCGCGGCTGCTGCGGGATATTCTCGGCAATGCCGGCATAGACATCGCATCCGTTCCGGCCGATACCGCTCGGGCACCCGAACGCCTCCTCGTCCTACCGCGGTACTGCGCGATGGAGAATCGGTTCACCACCATCGGCCCCTTCGGGAAGTTGATGATGTGCAACACCGCTGCGGCTCAGGTGAGCGTCGATGCGGGACGTGATCAGGCCGAGGTCGCCGCCCGCTGGCACATGCTCCACGTCATCGGCCCTGCCTTCGTGGCCGCGTTCGCGCGCTCTCCCGAGCTCGCCGGTGCGCCTGCGGGAAACTGGACATCGCAGCGGATGCGCACCTGGCTCGAACTCGACTCCAGCAGAACCGATTCCAGTAGAACTGCGGTTCCGAACACTGGCGACCCGATCGCCGACTACGCACGCTGGGCACTCGACGTTCCACTGCTCTGCATCCAAGGCGTCACCCAGAACTGGGAAGCGCCTGCGGGCACCACATTCGCTCAGTGGTTGGACGATCCCGACCTTGTCGGACGAGCGCCGACCTCCAGTGATCTCGACTATCACCTGACCACCCTGTTCCCCCAGGTGCGAGCCTGCGGGCACCTCGAGATTCGGTACCTCGACGCGCAGCCGGACGGTCAGTGGGTGGTTCCGGCGGCGGCATTCGAGGCGCTGCTGTCCACACCCGAACTGGTGGCCCGCGCCACCGAGATCGGCGGCGGGACGGCCGGACGGTGGCTCGACGCGGCCCGCGTCGGGCTGGCGGACGGTGATTTACGCACGGCCGCAACCGAATTGCTCGACCTCGCAGCGGCGGTCGGTGGCGAGTACTCCGAGCACCTGTCGGCGGCATCTCGCCGGTGCAGTGCGGGTGAGCCCCCCAGTGAGTTCGACGCGGCGACACGGGAATTTCAGACTCGAAAGGAATCGGTGTGA
- a CDS encoding ABC transporter permease encodes MSALTSAQASKEHGASILVTSLASFFGVVLIQATAFLVDIFGDTDGAAVTALYSVALVFIGLALYVAAVVTSNTFATIVAGRTRTIALLRLLGARARDLRRSVAREGFLVGLFGGAVGSVLGIGASHLARAVAVSAGQLPDVAYTTVQPLVILPVVIVVLTTTLASYVGSRKVLDVTPVQATGGAVDTGVEAPQSRRVRTALSIVLIAGGVALLGLGILIGMVNPTGVLVAFLGGVASFTGIVVGAYRILPATLRMVGRLFGRGPAARLASANAIRYPDRSTRTAVGLLIGVTLVTTFAVAMYSYRSMLVNEYDEASVDQVLTVTVGIMTGLIGFSAVIAAVGMVNNLLLSILQRTREIGLLRALGFTRKQIRAMIVSESSQMVVASMGFGLILGIGYGWAAAQSLLGSLDSRGLTAPTLPWAVIAGTVLCGGLLALGASLTPARRANQISPVVALADA; translated from the coding sequence ATGAGTGCGTTGACTTCTGCTCAGGCGTCGAAGGAGCACGGTGCCAGCATTCTGGTGACCTCGTTGGCGTCGTTCTTCGGTGTGGTGTTGATTCAGGCGACGGCGTTCCTGGTCGACATCTTCGGGGATACCGACGGTGCAGCCGTCACTGCGCTGTACAGCGTGGCCCTGGTGTTCATCGGTCTCGCACTGTACGTCGCGGCGGTGGTCACCTCGAACACGTTCGCGACCATCGTCGCCGGACGCACCCGCACCATTGCCCTTCTTCGACTACTGGGTGCCCGGGCGCGTGACCTACGACGGTCGGTGGCCAGGGAAGGCTTCCTCGTCGGATTGTTCGGTGGTGCAGTCGGTTCGGTTCTCGGAATCGGTGCCAGTCACCTCGCGCGGGCGGTCGCGGTCTCGGCCGGTCAACTGCCGGATGTGGCGTACACGACCGTTCAACCGCTGGTGATCCTACCGGTCGTCATCGTGGTGTTGACGACGACCCTCGCGTCGTACGTCGGGTCTCGAAAGGTGTTGGACGTGACGCCTGTTCAGGCGACGGGAGGCGCAGTGGACACGGGAGTGGAGGCTCCGCAGTCGCGTCGTGTCAGGACGGCGCTGTCGATCGTGCTGATCGCAGGCGGAGTGGCGTTGCTCGGGCTCGGGATCCTGATCGGGATGGTGAACCCGACCGGCGTTCTGGTCGCGTTCCTCGGCGGTGTCGCATCGTTCACCGGCATCGTGGTCGGTGCCTATCGAATTCTGCCCGCGACGCTGAGGATGGTCGGGAGACTGTTCGGCCGCGGACCTGCGGCGAGATTGGCCTCGGCCAACGCAATTCGCTATCCGGATCGCAGCACCCGCACCGCGGTGGGATTGCTGATCGGGGTCACGTTGGTGACCACGTTCGCCGTCGCGATGTACAGCTACCGGTCGATGCTCGTCAACGAGTACGACGAAGCCTCCGTCGACCAGGTACTCACCGTGACGGTGGGAATCATGACCGGACTGATCGGGTTCTCGGCCGTCATCGCGGCGGTCGGGATGGTGAACAACCTCCTGCTGAGCATTCTGCAGCGCACCCGAGAGATCGGCCTGTTGCGGGCACTCGGATTCACCCGCAAGCAGATTCGGGCGATGATCGTCTCGGAGAGCAGCCAGATGGTGGTCGCGTCGATGGGCTTCGGTCTGATTCTCGGCATCGGATACGGCTGGGCTGCAGCACAATCGCTGCTCGGCTCACTGGATTCTCGCGGGCTCACTGCCCCCACTCTTCCGTGGGCTGTGATCGCCGGAACCGTGCTGTGCGGCGGACTCCTCGCGCTCGGTGCCTCACTGACTCCGGCACGACGAGCGAATCAAATTTCGCCGGTGGTCGCGTTGGCGGATGCCTGA
- a CDS encoding aminotransferase class V-fold PLP-dependent enzyme, which translates to MLDHDRIRRDTPGASGRVFLDSAGSSLPPTVVLDTAIAHLRREAEIGGYRAANERLDDLAAVKTSIGTLIGAQASTIALSDSATRAWTDFFYSVPLSPGDRILLCEAEYASNAISALHRAEVTGATVEIVPSDESGRIDPDALESMLDERVKLVSVVHAPTNGGLINPARAVADLAHRHGALVLLDACQSIGQLRVDVEELGVDALSATGRKWLRGPRGTGFLYVRPGLASTLHPPALDLHSAQWVDRETYRMADDATRFEFWECDVAARLALGAAVDYLLELGIDHVEEAVVERAEYLRAGLGEISGATVQDLGDRRSGIVSFTVDGEDPVAVRDRLADSSVTVTVSHRSSTRLDMTGRGLDAVVRASPHYFVTSAELDTMLAALARE; encoded by the coding sequence ATGCTCGATCACGACCGCATTCGACGCGACACCCCCGGTGCGTCGGGCCGCGTGTTTCTCGACAGCGCCGGATCCTCGTTGCCGCCGACCGTCGTCCTCGACACCGCGATCGCGCACCTGCGCCGGGAAGCAGAAATCGGCGGCTACCGGGCCGCGAACGAACGACTCGATGACCTCGCCGCGGTCAAGACCTCGATCGGAACCTTGATCGGAGCGCAGGCGTCGACCATCGCACTGAGCGATTCTGCGACACGAGCCTGGACCGACTTCTTCTACTCCGTGCCACTCTCCCCTGGTGATCGAATCCTGCTGTGCGAGGCCGAATACGCCAGCAATGCCATCTCCGCCCTCCACCGCGCCGAGGTCACCGGCGCGACCGTCGAGATCGTGCCCAGCGACGAGTCGGGACGCATCGACCCGGACGCACTGGAATCGATGCTCGACGAGCGGGTGAAACTGGTCTCGGTGGTACACGCCCCCACCAACGGCGGTCTGATCAATCCCGCCCGCGCCGTCGCCGATCTCGCACACCGCCACGGCGCACTGGTCCTGCTCGACGCCTGCCAATCCATCGGGCAACTGCGCGTCGACGTCGAGGAACTGGGAGTCGATGCCCTCTCGGCCACCGGCCGCAAATGGCTGCGCGGACCCCGCGGAACCGGCTTCCTCTACGTGCGTCCCGGATTGGCGTCGACGCTGCATCCGCCGGCCCTGGACCTGCACAGCGCCCAATGGGTCGACCGAGAAACGTATCGAATGGCCGACGATGCCACACGATTCGAGTTCTGGGAATGCGACGTCGCGGCCAGGCTCGCGCTCGGTGCGGCCGTCGACTATCTCCTCGAGCTCGGCATCGACCACGTCGAAGAAGCCGTTGTCGAACGCGCCGAATACCTGCGGGCCGGGCTCGGAGAAATCTCGGGGGCGACAGTGCAGGACCTCGGCGATCGCAGGAGTGGCATCGTGTCCTTTACCGTCGACGGTGAAGATCCCGTGGCCGTGCGTGACCGACTCGCCGACAGCTCGGTGACGGTGACCGTCAGCCACCGCAGCTCGACGCGGTTGGACATGACGGGCCGGGGACTCGACGCCGTCGTCCGTGCGTCTCCGCACTATTTCGTCACGTCCGCGGAACTGGACACAATGCTCGCTGCGCTCGCACGTGAGTGA
- a CDS encoding 50S ribosomal protein L25/general stress protein Ctc: MASKVNNLTAQVRTEFGKGAARRTRRDGLVPAVLYGHGTDPQHLALDARAFAAVLRNDGTNAVLTLDIDGASQLALTKSIVVHPIRRSIEHADLLVLNKGERVTVEVNIIVEGDAAPGTLVVTDSTYIEIEADALEIPENFVISVEDAQIDTQFYASDVQLPDGVTLTSDPEQLLVNVTEAPSEEELEAEGEGTEPVSEEGEAETQEEAASEDESKDSDS, encoded by the coding sequence ATGGCATCGAAGGTAAACAATCTCACCGCGCAGGTCCGCACCGAATTCGGCAAGGGCGCAGCTCGCCGCACCCGCCGTGACGGCCTGGTTCCGGCGGTTCTCTACGGACACGGCACCGACCCTCAGCACCTCGCGCTCGACGCTCGCGCGTTCGCAGCCGTGCTGCGTAACGATGGCACCAACGCCGTGCTGACCCTCGACATCGACGGCGCGTCGCAGCTGGCACTGACCAAGTCGATCGTCGTGCACCCGATCCGTCGCAGCATCGAGCACGCCGACCTCCTCGTCCTGAACAAGGGCGAGCGCGTCACCGTCGAGGTCAACATCATCGTCGAAGGCGATGCCGCTCCGGGCACCCTGGTCGTCACCGACTCGACGTACATCGAGATCGAGGCCGATGCTCTCGAGATCCCGGAGAACTTCGTCATCTCCGTCGAGGACGCCCAGATCGACACGCAGTTCTACGCGAGCGATGTCCAGCTGCCTGACGGTGTCACCTTGACCTCCGACCCCGAGCAGCTGCTCGTCAACGTCACCGAGGCTCCGTCCGAGGAAGAGCTCGAGGCCGAAGGCGAAGGCACCGAGCCGGTCTCCGAGGAAGGCGAAGCCGAGACTCAGGAAGAGGCAGCGTCCGAGGACGAGAGCAAGGACAGCGACAGCTGA
- the egtD gene encoding L-histidine N(alpha)-methyltransferase, translating to MSTVDVHLADTALLDELRKDVRDGLTADSKWLSPKYFYDALGSELFEQITALPEYYPTRTERALLEEHALDIAEATESTMLIELGSGSSEKTKLLLSAGVKHGSLRTYVPQDVSISALEGAIEQIAQEFPALEVHGIVSDFTDTLHNLPGGDGRTIAFLGGTLGNLIPEEREEFLKAVADALDPGEYLLLGVGLVIDPDVLVPAYDDAAGVTAKFNRNVLSVINSRLGGNFDPDAFEHVALWNAEQEWIEMRLRATSSQEVYLADLDLHVHFEAGEELRTEISAKFRPDGITEELAAAGFGVEHLWSDADSRFALILARKGE from the coding sequence ATGAGCACAGTGGACGTACATCTGGCCGACACAGCATTGCTCGACGAGTTGCGCAAGGACGTGCGGGACGGTCTCACTGCCGACTCGAAGTGGCTCTCGCCCAAGTACTTCTACGACGCTCTGGGCAGCGAGCTGTTCGAGCAGATCACCGCTCTGCCCGAGTACTACCCGACGCGGACCGAGCGCGCCCTCCTCGAGGAGCATGCTCTGGACATCGCGGAGGCAACCGAATCCACCATGTTGATCGAGCTCGGTTCGGGCTCGTCGGAGAAGACGAAGTTGCTGCTCTCCGCCGGAGTCAAGCACGGATCACTGAGAACGTATGTGCCACAGGATGTATCCATCTCGGCGCTCGAGGGCGCTATCGAGCAGATCGCGCAGGAATTCCCCGCGCTCGAGGTGCACGGCATCGTCAGCGATTTCACCGACACTCTGCACAATCTGCCGGGCGGCGACGGCCGGACGATCGCATTTCTCGGCGGTACCCTGGGCAACCTCATTCCCGAGGAGCGCGAGGAATTTTTGAAAGCAGTAGCCGACGCGCTCGATCCGGGCGAGTATCTGTTGCTCGGTGTCGGTTTGGTCATCGACCCGGACGTGCTCGTTCCGGCGTACGACGACGCTGCCGGGGTGACTGCGAAGTTCAATCGAAACGTGTTGTCGGTGATCAACTCTCGCCTGGGTGGCAACTTCGATCCCGATGCTTTCGAGCATGTCGCGCTGTGGAATGCCGAGCAGGAGTGGATCGAGATGCGACTGCGGGCCACATCGTCGCAGGAGGTGTACCTCGCCGACCTCGATCTGCACGTGCATTTCGAGGCAGGCGAAGAACTCCGCACCGAGATCTCGGCGAAGTTCCGACCGGACGGCATCACCGAAGAACTGGCGGCAGCGGGATTCGGCGTCGAGCATCTGTGGTCCGACGCGGATTCCCGATTTGCGCTCATTCTTGCTCGGAAGGGCGAGTAG
- a CDS encoding DUF559 domain-containing protein, producing the protein MGVYTVQQLVAQGLSTSTISRRAQSGELVRLLPKVYATEKPDYFGLCTGATLWRPDATLSHESAAWLWGLIDYEPRLVSVTVAPNVQSRSVAWIRIHRRRLVEVQLHRGLRVVSLEQTFVDVATSLSTPDLEKFFDNAIDHHLPWRRVAALCDTAKGMHGMAAVRKQLRTCCPRTRSEPERVVARALTARNFTMEINARVGKFYGDLVDFSARVIVEIDGREFHTDPATFNNDRRRQNELVLDGWLVLRYSAATALADLDRVVDEIITVVRRRRKSIAATDRRLP; encoded by the coding sequence ATGGGGGTTTACACAGTGCAGCAATTGGTGGCGCAAGGGCTCAGTACGAGCACGATTTCGAGGCGGGCGCAGTCGGGAGAACTCGTGCGACTGCTGCCGAAGGTCTACGCGACGGAGAAACCGGACTACTTCGGACTGTGCACCGGTGCGACTCTGTGGAGGCCGGATGCCACACTGAGCCACGAAAGTGCGGCCTGGTTGTGGGGATTGATCGACTATGAACCGCGTCTGGTCTCTGTCACTGTGGCCCCGAACGTCCAGTCGAGGTCGGTGGCTTGGATTCGAATTCATCGCCGACGCCTCGTCGAGGTCCAGCTTCACCGAGGCCTGCGAGTCGTGTCACTGGAGCAGACATTCGTCGACGTCGCGACCTCGTTGTCGACGCCCGATCTCGAGAAGTTCTTCGACAACGCCATCGACCATCATCTGCCATGGCGACGGGTCGCTGCACTGTGTGACACGGCGAAAGGAATGCACGGGATGGCTGCCGTTCGGAAGCAGCTTCGAACATGCTGCCCAAGAACACGATCCGAGCCGGAGCGCGTGGTGGCACGGGCGTTGACTGCTCGAAACTTCACGATGGAGATCAATGCGCGCGTGGGGAAGTTCTACGGCGACCTGGTCGACTTTTCTGCACGAGTCATCGTCGAGATCGACGGACGAGAGTTCCATACGGATCCCGCGACGTTCAACAACGATCGTCGACGCCAGAACGAGTTGGTGCTCGATGGATGGTTGGTACTGCGATACTCGGCGGCCACGGCGCTTGCGGACCTCGATCGCGTCGTGGACGAAATCATCACCGTGGTGCGGCGTCGCCGTAAGTCGATCGCGGCAACGGACCGTCGACTGCCCTGA
- the egtB gene encoding ergothioneine biosynthesis protein EgtB, whose amino-acid sequence MSAEQLRSRIETVLTRSRARSAALTDCVDETELMAQHSPLMSPLVWDLAHIGSQEELWLVRDVGGRDPVRPDIDELYDAFKHSRSSRTSLPLLTPDEARVYVQTVRDKAWDVLDRSTFEGRPVEKHGFAFGMIAQHEQQHDETMLATHQLRSGPAVLTAPAPPASVVPVSGEAVIAGGPFSMGTSLDPWALDNERPAHAVHVPTFAIDRAPITNAQFMDFMADGGYERRELWTEKGWQHRVDANLTAPQFWESDSDGTWWRRSFGASKPVRPHQPVVHVCWFEADAYARWAGKRLPTEAEWEKAARFDVDTRTSNAYPWGDAEPTAAHANLNQRHLEPADVGAYPDGASSAGVHHLIGDVWEWTSSDFEPYPGFEAFPYAEYSEVFLRGDYKVLRGGSFGTDEVACRGTFRNWDHPIRRQIFSGFRLARDVEPS is encoded by the coding sequence GTGAGCGCCGAACAACTCAGGAGCAGGATCGAAACGGTCCTCACTCGCAGTCGTGCCCGAAGTGCAGCACTCACCGACTGCGTGGACGAGACCGAACTGATGGCGCAGCATTCGCCGTTGATGAGTCCGCTGGTCTGGGATCTCGCACACATCGGTAGCCAGGAAGAACTCTGGCTCGTGCGCGACGTCGGTGGCCGTGACCCCGTCCGTCCCGACATCGACGAGCTGTACGACGCGTTCAAGCATTCGCGTTCTTCACGTACGTCGCTTCCGCTGCTCACTCCGGACGAGGCGCGCGTCTACGTCCAGACCGTCCGCGACAAGGCCTGGGATGTGCTCGACCGCAGCACTTTCGAGGGTAGGCCGGTGGAGAAGCACGGATTCGCGTTCGGCATGATCGCCCAGCACGAGCAGCAGCACGACGAGACAATGCTCGCCACTCATCAATTGCGTTCGGGGCCTGCGGTTCTGACGGCTCCTGCTCCGCCGGCCTCGGTGGTACCGGTGTCGGGTGAGGCCGTCATTGCGGGTGGCCCGTTCTCGATGGGGACCTCGCTCGACCCGTGGGCACTGGACAACGAGCGACCGGCTCATGCCGTGCACGTGCCCACCTTCGCCATAGACCGAGCCCCGATCACCAACGCGCAGTTCATGGACTTCATGGCTGACGGCGGTTACGAACGCCGTGAACTGTGGACCGAGAAGGGGTGGCAGCATCGCGTCGACGCGAACCTGACCGCACCGCAGTTCTGGGAGTCCGACTCCGATGGCACCTGGTGGCGTCGCAGCTTCGGCGCGAGTAAACCGGTGCGCCCGCATCAGCCCGTGGTGCACGTGTGCTGGTTCGAGGCCGACGCCTACGCCCGCTGGGCAGGCAAACGTCTGCCGACGGAGGCCGAGTGGGAGAAGGCCGCGCGATTCGACGTCGACACTCGCACCAGCAACGCGTACCCGTGGGGCGACGCCGAACCCACTGCCGCACATGCCAATCTGAACCAGCGGCATCTCGAACCGGCGGACGTGGGCGCGTATCCCGACGGTGCCTCCTCGGCCGGTGTGCATCACCTGATCGGTGACGTGTGGGAGTGGACCTCCTCGGATTTCGAGCCGTACCCCGGGTTCGAGGCGTTCCCGTACGCCGAGTACTCCGAGGTGTTTCTCCGCGGCGACTACAAGGTGTTGCGCGGCGGCTCGTTCGGCACCGACGAGGTGGCGTGTCGAGGCACGTTCCGCAACTGGGACCACCCGATCCGCCGCCAGATCTTCAGCGGATTCCGGTTGGCCCGCGACGTCGAGCCCAGCTGA
- a CDS encoding TetR/AcrR family transcriptional regulator, which produces MLDKPLTPAGERILTVASELFYARGIRAVGVDLIAEEAGTTKKTLYDRFGSKDGLVQRYLARRYGLWCDHVTQYVESLEPGDARVLGVYDALDAWMRDNHRGCGFVNAFAEFGGTDSPVLAIIESEKNWTRSLFARLVTEAGYPDAEQLGTRLSLLHEGAVVMGTAGARDDAVSVARSVAAELLTALAVRASS; this is translated from the coding sequence ATGCTCGACAAGCCGCTCACCCCCGCCGGAGAACGCATCCTGACCGTCGCCAGCGAACTGTTCTACGCCCGCGGCATCCGAGCCGTCGGGGTCGACCTCATCGCGGAGGAAGCCGGCACCACGAAGAAGACTCTGTACGACCGATTCGGCTCCAAAGACGGCCTGGTGCAGCGGTACCTTGCCCGCCGATACGGCCTGTGGTGCGATCACGTGACGCAGTACGTCGAATCCCTCGAACCCGGCGACGCACGCGTCCTCGGGGTGTACGACGCCCTCGACGCTTGGATGCGCGACAACCACCGCGGGTGCGGATTCGTCAATGCCTTCGCAGAGTTCGGTGGCACCGACAGCCCGGTACTCGCGATCATCGAGTCCGAGAAGAACTGGACGAGATCGTTGTTCGCCCGACTGGTCACCGAAGCCGGATACCCCGACGCCGAACAGCTGGGAACCCGGTTGTCGCTGCTGCACGAGGGCGCGGTGGTGATGGGCACGGCAGGCGCGAGGGACGATGCGGTATCGGTGGCCAGGAGCGTTGCCGCCGAGTTGCTCACTGCGCTCGCCGTGCGTGCAAGTTCGTAG